The Primulina eburnea isolate SZY01 chromosome 8, ASM2296580v1, whole genome shotgun sequence genome contains a region encoding:
- the LOC140839510 gene encoding nuclear intron maturase 3, mitochondrial — MLLSLLRKSKPATVTTANFHLSSTLRRQQPHYSTETHSLSKQALESLVLSRYRYGKFHGLLSDVVAAPPLLLTACQNLKKHTPETPPPLTIDSVSTHFFSLQELSFQLCKNSFDVESCCIPVSQRGKRGTPLVLPNLKLKVVIEAIRIVLEVIYDDRFATFCYGGRANLGRHTAIRYLKNSVENPSWWFSVKLDRELFSSSHIDKLCLMLGDKIEDNAFLDLIRRLFECKIVSIELGGVCLGRGLPQESALSSILINVYFNGFDKEVQELRLRTNKENPKFMEIGLVSAERDSDHVFYKPLKIHAVRFLDEILIVTSGTKIMTLELKNKVVKFLEHDLDLRVDRLSTVIHSTVHEKIDFMGMELQAVAPSVLRPPKTEKAIRAQKKYLRQKEVRLLELKNAKERNRKKLGLKLLKHVFKKLKQSNGFEFGFQIENEVRQIFRTWGEEVVQEFLGSVDERAEWHRNLAAGDFLSLERIRNSLPHDLVDAYDNFQHQVDKYLKPMKAKEMLEEKVKRAEEEDERKYAQRTIEDLTRLCIKVEAPMELIRKAVRMVGFTNSMGRPRPLTWLMVLEDVDIIKWYAGVGRRWLDFYCCCHNFRTVKIIVTYHLRFSCILTLAEKHEATKRETIKHFTKDLKVSNINGVEDVHFPSEKEIKMMGDRNLSEPIPVDGALDLVLIRLASDEPSHRCIAHFCDRSDTTVYRIQLQLNGLGKNFINKSIQGCLMGSIHESLHRKCAPLCRFHVSEVYMGRLTLQDIDCTALLDFD, encoded by the coding sequence ATGCTCTTGAGCCTCCTCCGAAAGTCCAAACCCGCCACCGTCACCACCGCAAACTTCCACCTCTCCTCCACCCTTCGCCGCCAACAGCCCCACTACTCCACCGAAACTCATTCTCTCTCAAAGCAAGCGCTTGAATCTCTAGTACTCTCCCGCTATCGTTACGGCAAATTCCACGGCCTCCTCTCTGACGTCGTCGCTGCACCCCCTCTCCTCCTCACCGCCTGCCAGAACCTCAAAAAGCATACCCCAGAGACTCCTCCGCCACTCACTATCGATTCAGTTTCCACCCACTTCTTCTCCCTCCAAGAATTGTCCTTTCAGCTAtgtaaaaattcatttgacgtTGAGTCTTGCTGCATTCCTGTTTCTCAACGAGGGAAGAGAGGTACACCCCTTGTGCTACCCAACCTGAAGCTTAAAGTTGTGATTGAAGCTATTAGGATTGTGCTTGAAGTTATTTATGATGACAGGTTTGCTACCTTTTGTTATGGTGGGCGAGCAAACTTGGGCCGCCACACAGCGATTCGTTATTTAAAGAATTCGGTGGAGAATCCTAGTTGGTGGTTTAGTGTTAAACTTGATCGTGAATTATTCAGTTCTAGTCATATTGATAAATTGTGTTTGATGCTGGGGGACAAAATTGAAGACAATGCATTTCTTGATTTGATAAGAAGGTTATTTGAGTGTAAGATAGTTAGCATTGAATTGGGTGGGGTTTGTTTAGGCAGGGGTCTGCCTCAAGAATCTGCCCTGAGTTCGATTTTGATCAATGTTTACTTTAATGGGTTTGATAAGGAAGTTCAAGAATTACGGTTAAGGACAAATAAAGAGAATCCTAAGTTCATGGAAATTGGTCTTGTCTCGGCTGAAAGAGATTCAGACCATGTTTTTTATAAGCCATTGAAGATTCATGCAGTCCGATTCTTGGatgagatattgattgttactTCAGGAACAAAGATCATGACGTTAGAATTGAAAAATAAAGTTGTGAAGTTTTTAGAAcatgatttggatttgagagTGGATAGACTTTCAACTGTCATTCATAGCACGGTTCATGAGAAGATAGACTTCATGGGAATGGAGCTTCAGGCAGTTGCACCTTCAGTGCTCCGTCCTCCTAAGACAGAGAAAGCTATTAGGGCACAAAAAAAGTATCTTAGGCAAAAAGAAGTCCGGCTTTTGGAGTTGAAAAATGCAAAAGAGAGAAATAGGAAGAAGTTAGGATTGAAATTATTGAAGCATGTGTTCAAGAAGTTGAAACAAAGCAATGGATTCGAATTTGGGTTTCAGATTGAGAATGAGGTGAGACAAATTTTTCGCACATGGGGGGAGGAAGTGGTTCAAGAGTTTCTTGGTTCCGTGGATGAACGAGCTGAATGGCACCGGAATTTGGCTGCTGGCGATTTTCTCTCTTTGGAAAGGATTCGAAATTCTCTTCCACATGATCTTGTTGATGCATATGACAACTTCCAACATCAAGTTGATAAGTATTTGAAACCAATGAAGGCGAAGGAGATGTTGGAGGAAAAAGTGAAAAGAGCAGAAGAGGAAGATGAACGGAAATATGCCCAAAGAACCATAGAGGATTTGACGAGACTGTGCATCAAAGTCGAGGCACCCATGGAACTCATCCGGAAGGCGGTCAGGATGGTTGGATTCACCAATAGCATGGGTCGTCCTAGGCCTCTAACTTGGCTTATGGTTCTTGAAGATGTTGACATAATCAAATGGTATGCCGGGGTGGGaagaagatggcttgatttctATTGCTGCTGCCACAACTTCCGAACAGTGAAAATCATCGTAACTTATCATCTTAGATTCTCTTGTATCTTGACTTTAGCAGAAAAACACGAAGCCACCAAGCGCGAGACAATTAAACATTTCACTAAGgatttaaaagtttcaaacatTAACGGAGTTGAAGACGTGCACTTTCCTTCTGAAAAGGAGATCAAGATGATGGGAGATAGGAATCTCTCAGAACCGATTCCCGTGGATGGGGCGTTGGATTTGGTTTTGATCAGATTAGCCTCTGATGAACCTTCTCACCGCTGTATCGCTCACTTCTGTGACAGAAGTGATACAACCGTTTACAGGATTCAGTTACAGCTTAACGGCCTCGGAAAAAACTTCATCAATAAGAGTATACAAGGTTGTCTGATGGGCTCGATTCATGAGAGTTTACATAGAAAGTGTGCTCCCTTGTGTCGTTTCCATGTAAGCGAAGTATACATGGGGAGATTGACTCTTCAAGACATCGATTGCACCGCTCTTTTGGACTTCGACTGA
- the LOC140839507 gene encoding uncharacterized protein translates to MAKLFINQAKHYVQGRPTYPRELFSFIASTTPCHHLAWDVGTGSGQAAVSLANIYKKVIATDTSPKQLELAPNLPNITYRCTSPDMSISELESQVGSQCSADLVTIAQAMHWFDLPAFYKQVKWILKNPNGVIAAWCYTTPEVNPSVDLLFQRFYCIDAEPYWEPPRKLVDLKYETIEFPFEAVDGLENNGPFRFNSEKLMDFDGFLTYLRSWSAYQIAKEKGVELLRDEVVEDFKRAWSEDGKMEKVVTFPIYLRIGKVGSSQIE, encoded by the exons ATGGCAAAATTGTTCATAAATCAAGCAAAACATTATGTGCAGGGCCGACCCACCTACCCTCGGGAACTCTTCAGTTTCATCGCATCCACCACGCCGTGTCACCATCTTGCTTGGGATGTCGGCACCGGAAGCGGCCAAGCCGCCGTATCG CTAGCAAACATTTACAAGAAGGTGATAGCAACAGACACAAGCCCAAAACAGCTAGAACTTGCGCCCAACCTCCCAAACATAACATACAGATGCACTTCTCCAGACATGTCCATTTCTGAACTCGAATCCCAGGTCGGATCCCAATGCAGTGCCGATTTAGTGACAATAGCTCAGGCGATGCACTGGTTTGATCTCCCCGCATTCTACAAACAAGTCAAATGGATTCTCAAAAACCCGAATGGGGTGATTGCTGCATGGTGTTACACCACTCCTGAAGTTAACCCGAGCGTGGACTTGCTGTTCCAAAGATTCTACTGCATTGATGCGGAACCGTACTGGGAACCGCCTCGGAAACTGGTGGACCTCAAGTACGAAACTATCGAGTTTCCATTCGAGGCTGTGGACGGACTCGAGAACAATGGGCCATTTCGATTTAATTCGGAGAAGTTGATGGACTTCGATGGTTTTCTCACTTATTTAAGGTCGTGGTCTGCTTACCAAATTGCTAAAGAAAAGGGCGTGGAACTTTTGAGAGATGAAgttgttgaagatttcaagagGGCTTGGAGTGAAGATGGCAAAATGGAGAAGGTTGTTACTTTTCCTATTTATTTGAGGATTGGAAAAGTTGGCTCGTCTCAAATTGAATAA
- the LOC140839508 gene encoding BTB/POZ domain and ankyrin repeat-containing protein NBCL, with amino-acid sequence MTPEDSLRSLSLDYLNLLINGQAFSDVTFSVEGRLVHAHRCILAARSLFFRKFFCGPDSQTGLDPIRMGPGSGSPRGPNNQVIPVNSVGYEVFLLMLQFLYSGQVSIVPQKHEPRPNCGERGCWHTHCTSAVDLALDTLAAARSFGVEQLALLTQKQLAIMVEKASIEDVMKVLIASRKQEMHQLWTTCSHLVANSGLPPEILAKHLSVDVVAKIEELRLKSSLARRSLMPHHHPHHHDLGGAVADLEEQKIRRMRRALDSSDVELVKLMVMGEGLNLDEALALHYAVENCSREVVKALLELGAADVNYPAGPAGKTPLHVAAEMVSPDMVAVLLDHHADPNVRTVDGITPLDVLRTLTSDFLFKGAVPGLAHIEPNKLRLCLELVQSAAMVISREEGNANAPPSSATASIYPPMGDEHPSSASRGGAVNMSVAGSGLNLDSRMVYLNLGAQMGVGKLSEGDESSSHREAMNRMYHHHHHSHDQY; translated from the exons ATGACCCCCGAAGACTCCTTAAGATCTCTGTCTCTAGACTACCTGAATCTGCTAATTAACGGCCAGGCTTTTAGCGATGTAACCTTCAGCGTAGAGGGTCGTTTAGTCCATGCTCACAGGTGCATCTTAGCAGCCAGAAGCTTGTTTTTCAGGAAATTCTTTTGCGGGCCAGACTCCCAGACGGGCTTAGACCCGATAAGGATGGGCCCGGGAAGTGGGTCGCCTAGAGGGCCTAATAATCAAGTGATACCAGTAAACTCAGTTGGCTATGAAGTTTTCTTGCTGATGCTTCAGTTCTTGTACAGTGGCCAAGTCTCGATTGTTCCTCAGAAACATGAGCCCAGGCCTAACTGCGGGGAGAGGGGTTGCTGGCATACGCATTGCACCTCTGCCGTTGATCTTGCCCTTGACACTCTTGCAGCCGCTAGATCTTTTGGTGTGGAACAGCTTGCTTTGCTCACTCAG AAACAGTTGGCAATCATGGTGGAGAAGGCATCAATTGAAGACGTAATGAAAGTGTTGATTGCTTCAAGAAAACAAGAAATGCATCAACTTTGGACTACTTGCTCGCATTTGGTGGCAAATTCGGGCCTCCCTCCGGAAATCTTAGCCAAACATCTCTCAGTCGATGTTGTGGCCAAGATCGAAGAGCTCCGCCTTAAATCCTCCCTCGCCCGCCGTTCTCTTATGCCTCATCACCACCCGCACCACCACGACCTCGGTGGCGCGGTTGCCGACCTCGAGGAACAAAAAATAAGAAGAATGCGCCGGGCCCTCGACTCCTCCGACGTGGAACTTGTTAAACTTATGGTAATGGGAGAAGGTCTCAATCTCGACGAAGCGTTGGCTTTGCATTACGCGGTTGAAAATTGCAGCAGAGAAGTGGTGAAAGCTTTGCTCGAACTCGGCGCAGCTGATGTAAACTATCCCGCGGGTCCGGCCGGGAAAACCCCACTTCACGTCGCGGCCGAGATGGTGTCGCCGGATATGGTGGCGGTGCTCCTGGACCACCATGCGGATCCCAATGTCCGAACAGTAGATGGGATTACGCCGTTAGATGTACTTCGAACCCTAACATCCGATTTCTTGTTCAAAGGAGCTGTCCCAGGGCTAGCGCACATCGAGCCGAACAAGTTACGGCTCTGTCTCGAACTGGTACAGTCAGCTGCAATGGTGATTTCGAGAGAAGAAGGGAATGCAAACGCGCCACCTTCATCAGCCACCGCCTCCATATATCCTCCGATGGGTGACGAACATCCCAGTAGTGCAAGCAGAGGCGGCGCCGTCAACATGTCAGTGGCGGGTAGCGGCCTGAATCTTGATTCAAGAATGGTGTATCTAAATCTGGGAGCCCAAATGGGTGTGGGAAAATTGAGCGAAGGAGATGAAAGCAGCAGCCACAGAGAAGCCATGAATCGAATGTATCACCACCATCATCACTCCCACGATCAGTATTAA